The Synchiropus splendidus isolate RoL2022-P1 chromosome 5, RoL_Sspl_1.0, whole genome shotgun sequence DNA window GCTATGATAGACTGCTTTGCTGCTCTATAAATATGAATGTTACTACGATTCACTTTTTATGTCTAGAGGTGCAGGAAGGGTGTGTGATGAGTGAAATTACACATATACACACTGACCTTATTTGACCCTCAGCTGTGCCAAGGTTGCTGGTTACTCTGGAGAATGATGGATAGGTGTGACTTCTCTGCATGCAGTCTTAACATATCAGTCACATCTTTCTCATTCTGGACTGCTGTTTTTCACTCTCCTTAGACCTCTGGTCCCCTTTTTGTGATAACAATGGCTTTCTATAAACACGCCCTTTAATCAAGAGCAGTATTTAACTGACAGCACACCTTCCCATTGTTTATCATAATTCAGGGTTGTTGGGtcagcttttgttttggaaaatgtgttaTGCCTGTTTTATGTCCCTTGTAAACACAAGataaaatattaatacataTTTTCCAAACAGATCCCTTCCTGAGGAGAAGATAAACTCACCAGTGTTGTTGGAACCATGTCTAACTGCCAGCCCGCCTCTACAATCCCCCAAGAGTGGGGTCCAGCAGCAGCCTGTTGGCAACAGTGTTTCTGCTGCTCACACTGAGCCGAGAAAAAGTCGTGCTCTGGAGCGTCGAAGGGAGGGACGGTCGAAGACCTTTGACTGGACTGAGTTTAAAATCCGGGATTCTGAAAAGTGTTCAAAGCAGCGGGCAGATACAGTAGATCTCAGTTCATCATTTTCAACAACCTCTTCTCATTGCTCTCCCTCATCGTCGTCAGCTTCTTCCCTGGCATCCTCTCCTGCATCTACCTGTTCCCTGAAAGCCCCTGTCACTTGTGCTGCAGAAAAGGAAAATGAGAGGAAAGGGTTCCATCCCACTGCTCGTGGTAGTCCAACTCACATGCCAAATGCAGTTACAGTCACCATGACTTCAACACTGAACACTACAACCCCAGTGCAGCCATCTGTGGCGGTGTGCCAAGAGCAAGGAAAGATGGAAATTGACCACCCTACGGCCTTGCACACAGGCATCGGAGATAATGTCAACGGAACCTCAGGCGTTAGGAAAGAGATTGAACAGCGATGGCATCAGGTAGAGACCACACCATTACGTGAAGAGAAGCAGGTGCCCATCTCGACTGGAAACTCTGCTAACTCTGACAGCAGACTACCCGCACATGAGCTTGCTGCGCTTCTTGACAAAGAGGTATGTTTAAGTCGGTAGATAATTTGCATATAAGTGTATTTTAACAAAAGTGGTTATATCGCGCTGTTATGTGCATGCTCATGGTCCAACATTTATGTTCCTTTTCACACCATAAATCCTGCTGGACTACGAAGTCCACACTTAAAACAAACTGTCTCTTTGTCTGCTGATCTTTCTGCAGGCGGTTATAGTCCAGTAAGTTCAGTCAATGTGATAGTTAAAAAGTTTGCTAATTATCAGAGGCTGGGAAATAGAATATGTTTTTTCCCGCTAAACACACTTGAACCGTATTGACCAGAAATGTTGCAGTTGTTACAGTGACACATCTTTTTTGTGTTCAGCTTGGACAGAAACAAAAGGAACTGGACCTGCTGCAGAAGCAgaacaacattttaaaagagCAGTTGGAAGATGCTTTGGGGAGAGAACAAAGTGCCAGAGAAGGATATGTACTGCAGGTATGAAACTCTGCAGTCATCATTTTAGAGTGGTTTTGTTAATGGTGCTGTTAcgtgttgaaaaatgattaatttaGCAAAGGTCATTCAAAAATGATATTTTAGTTTGCTTTCCGCATCTTGCATAAAATTGGACTAACTTTTtgggagctttttttttcttgactgatGTGCATGGTGGTGGTCTTGGCATGAGTTGTTACTAACTTTTGTTGTGGAGTCTCACATCTCTTGGGAAAACGGTTTATTATAAGGTAAGATTAATACAAGCCTTGCGCTGTGCTTTTTCTGTGTTCATCTGCCTGTTCCGTGTCCTCTCCGTCCTTGACTTCTGCATGTTGTTGCATTTCAGACCTGACTACATTTTCACCTGTGTTAATAACATCCCACTGACCAAATTTTCATTCACGTTTATTTAGTCAGTCTCCTAAAAAGTTTCAGTCCTATCACAAATCATCTTTGTTTTAAAACTTCATCATTTCTGAGTCACCTCTGAAAAAGCACAGTGGAAGACAAGGGAAGGTGATGATTTATGGGCTTTGATGTCAGCCCAGAGGAACGGTTTCCCCGGAGATGTGGTTGTCcatatcataaaaaaaaaaaaaactgatgaatGATTAAGTGaataaaacttatttcatcaatCTCTTTAAAGAGTACAACATCCCCACCCTCTTCACCTAGCCGAGCGCCATGGAAACACTTGCATAAGCTGAACCAAGATCTGCAAGGAGAATTGGAAGCCCAAAAGCACAAGCAGGACCGTGCTCACCAACAGATTCGAACATTAAAACGGAGCTACACCGAGGCGCAGGAAGCTGTTGAACGCCATGAGACTGATATTCAGGCCTTACAGGCTAAGCTCGCATCAGCAATGGCTGAAATCTTGGCCAGTGAGCATGCCGTGGCCCGTATGCGGAATGAGCTCAAGATGGAGCAAGATCGGTCCAAGGAGCAAGAAGAGGATAGTGCCAAAAATGAAGCCACTTTGCGTGCCCAACTAAAAGACAGTGAAGATCGACTCCGTGAAGTAGAGGCCAGCTTGTTAGAAAGGAGCCAGGCACTTAGGCACCTTGAGCGTCAGCAGGCTCTACAACGGGACCACCTTAAAGAAGTCCAGCGGTTGCAGGAAAGGCTGCAAGAGGTGACAGCAAGACTAGCCACTTCAGAAGAAAGTCAGTCTCTCAGGGAGGAGTACCTCAGACAAGAGCAGCATTGCATACAAGAGAGCCATGAGAAGGAGAGACAAAGTTTGTGCAGGAAGTTAGCAGAGGCTGCAGCTgcacaaaaagaaatggaagAGAGGCTACTGGAAACGGAAAAACAGGTCACTCTGCTTTTGAGAGGACAACAGGCGTGTGGAGGGAAAGAATACAGAGATGAAATGCTGAAGCTTCAAGAAGAAGTGGATCAGCAGAACTGTGTCGTTGACTCGCTGAGACAGAGTGTACAGCGGTTAGAGCAAGAGAAAGGTCACCTTACCTGTCGCTGTCAGGAGCTTCTCAACCAAATTTCAGAGGCTGACCGGGAAGTGAGCAAGCTTCGTAACCGTTTGGAACTAGAGGAGGTCGATTATTACACCTTGGAACAGTCGTATGAAAGGGCTACACAGGAGTTTCAGAagatgagccagttcctcagggaaaaagaggaagagatCAGACAAACTAAGGAAATGTATGAAAGGCTAATGGAGCGCAAAGAAGAGGACTTGAAAGAAGCACTTGTTAAAATGACTGCACTTGGCAACAGCTTGGAGGAAACCGAGCAGAAATTGCTAGCTAAGGAGGACCTCTTGTGTCAAATGAGTCAGAGCCTCTCAGAAAAAGTTGCGTCTTGCAATGCAGAGAAGGATTTACAGGCTAAGCTAATTGTTGCAGAGGATCGCATTGCGGAGCTGGAGCAACACCTCAATGCCTTGCAGCTGGGCTATGCAGATCTTCAAAGTGAGAGGCAACAGATTTTAGAAAACTCTAAAAAGGAATTGATTCAAACACAAGAGCCTTTTGAACATGCTTCAGGTTTGGAGAATTCCTCCAGTAATGAGTCAAAGGCTAGGAGACCAAGGATCCGCTTTTCCAGTATTCAGTGCCAAAAATACAACAATCTAGAGGACATGGAGGTCTTCAACATCAGTAATGCGTGTGTGGAAAAGACAGTTCCAGAGACTGATGAGCTTGCAAAATGTGATGTGTCGTCTGCTACATCCCAACACACCAGTGACCCTGAAAAATTTATCTCCATTATACATGACTTGGAATCGAAACTGCTAAACACGGAGGAGAAGTTAAAGAAACTAACACAGACAATAGAGGATCAGCAGTCCATGCAGGTTTTATCCATAGCAGAAAATGAACTCCTGTATAAAAACTCCACATCTGAGGCTACAGATAATTCCAACATCAGTTATGCTAAGGCTTTGATGTGTGTGGAACAGAGCCGGGAGAGAGTCAGGGCTATTCTGACCAGTCCACAAGACACTGATTCACAGCTACAATGTTTGTCTGAGATAGAAATTGATCTAGTTAATGCATCACTATTAATCCAACAAGGGCAAAAAAACATTAAGGAGTTTCCAGCTGCTCTTGAAACACAAGCCCCAGTTGTCGAAACAAATGCCGTGCATTTGTTCGCCAAAACCTTGTCTTTTGAAGCCATGGTTTTAAACAAAATGGCTTTATTAATCCAGACCTCCAATTCTGACCTACTGCAAGCCTTAGTTGAAATTTGGGAAGACATGAAGACCGTCAAGAGGGACGACAAAGATTGTTTAGCTGTTGTTTACGCTGGTGTCTTGACTAGAAAGTTGATGCTCGAGAGCAGATTCTGGAACGAATTAGACATCATCAAACAACAGTGCAAACAATCCAATCAGAGTAGCACCGCAGATGATGTAGATGTTGATGCTTCAGTCATCTTCAACAATTTTATTAAAGCTGAACTGGCATACTCTTTTCAAAATCTTCGTATCAGCTACGATGAGAAATTCAGGACGATAAGAAAGGAGTTGGCAGAGGCACATTACAACCTACGTCAGAGAGAGATGGCTTTAAAGGCCATCTTTGATGCCCCCACAGGGTGTGATTTGAAGGACGTGGTAAAAGAAGTCAGGAACAACTGTGACTTTGGAGCAGATATCTTGTCCGATATTCATCCACCGGAGCTGGCTCCGTACATGGCGCAGATCGAATCGGACGAAGCCCGGAACATGGCAGAAGAAATTGTGGACAAACACATAATGCAAGAAACATGTACTGTTGAATCGATAGTGAGTTTTCAGAACGCACATAATATTTTGGCTGGTGAACTTCAAAGACAAGCCGAAATCCTTCACACATATGCCCAGGAGCTGGAATCAAGCAAATCCCAACCTGAAACCACCAAAATGATTAACGCTCTCTTTAGCAACCAAACCTCCAGCAATATGACGCCTACCTCTCTTTGTTTGCGAGAAGCCCTTGTTCAGGCTCAAGTAGCTTATGTGGCGTGCAGGTTGCGGT harbors:
- the si:ch73-103b11.2 gene encoding uncharacterized protein si:ch73-103b11.2 isoform X3; the encoded protein is MSLKDNPCRKFQANIFNKSKCQNCFKPRESHILNDEDLSQAKPVYGGWLLLSPEGTNFDNPLHRSRKWQRRFFILYEHGLLRYALDEMPTTLPQGTINMNQCLDVIDGESRTGQKNSLCILTPEKEHFIRAECKEIINGWQEALMIYPRTNKQNQKKKRKVDPPTQQTLHDLASICDLCSSLPILPTQIPAQEPGPAKVTVTRSRGGSSPSLPSTIGSVERVPTSSATLWQEESRWSQTTIPCSRSASCLSQFSQSQPDSSVTTKDDVGTVSSGRKVRVESGYFSLEKTKSEPSSQLPQSPQSLPLSSSASSTFLGPASPRRPQAIGHFEDVPHVEGMDINTSNELTSSDNNIHRQGRSERRYLVNKHEISLDAAKDRDGSNSFSNLRRAKSLDRKSAETSLTPDLLNFKKGWMTKLYEDGVWKKHWFVLTDQSLRYYKDSIAEEASQVDGEIDLSTCYDVKEFPVQRNYGFQILCKDGACTLSAMTSGIRRNWIQAIMKNARPVIAPDVTRSLPEEKINSPVLLEPCLTASPPLQSPKSGVQQQPVGNSVSAAHTEPRKSRALERRREGRSKTFDWTEFKIRDSEKCSKQRADTVDLSSSFSTTSSHCSPSSSSASSLASSPASTCSLKAPVTCAAEKENERKGFHPTARGSPTHMPNAVTVTMTSTLNTTTPVQPSVAVCQEQGKMEIDHPTALHTGIGDNVNGTSGVRKEIEQRWHQVETTPLREEKQVPISTGNSANSDSRLPAHELAALLDKELGQKQKELDLLQKQNNILKEQLEDALGREQSAREGYVLQSTTSPPSSPSRAPWKHLHKLNQDLQGELEAQKHKQDRAHQQIRTLKRSYTEAQEAVERHETDIQALQAKLASAMAEILASEHAVARMRNELKMEQDRSKEQEEDSAKNEATLRAQLKDSEDRLREVEASLLERSQALRHLERQQALQRDHLKEVQRLQERLQEVTARLATSEESQSLREEYLRQEQHCIQESHEKERQSLCRKLAEAAAAQKEMEERLLETEKQVTLLLRGQQACGGKEYRDEMLKLQEEVDQQNCVVDSLRQSVQRLEQEKGHLTCRCQELLNQISEADREVSKLRNRLELEEVDYYTLEQSYERATQEFQKMSQFLREKEEEIRQTKEMYERLMERKEEDLKEALVKMTALGNSLEETEQKLLAKEDLLCQMSQSLSEKVASCNAEKDLQAKLIVAEDRIAELEQHLNALQLGYADLQSERQQILENSKKELIQTQEPFEHASGLENSSSNESKARRPRIRFSSIQCQKYNNLEDMEVFNISNACVEKTVPETDELAKCDVSSATSQHTSDPEKFISIIHDLESKLLNTEEKLKKLTQTIEDQQSMQVLSIAENELLYKNSTSEATDNSNISYAKALMCVEQSRERVRAILTSPQDTDSQLQCLSEIEIDLVNASLLIQQGQKNIKEFPAALETQAPVVETNAVHLFAKTLSFEAMVLNKMALLIQTSNSDLLQALVEIWEDMKTVKRDDKDCLAVVYAGVLTRKLMLESRFWNELDIIKQQCKQSNQSSTADDVDVDASVIFNNFIKAELAYSFQNLRISYDEKFRTIRKELAEAHYNLRQREMALKAIFDAPTGCDLKDVVKEVRNNCDFGADILSDIHPPELAPYMAQIESDEARNMAEEIVDKHIMQETCTVESIVSFQNAHNILAGELQRQAEILHTYAQELESSKSQPETTKMINALFSNQTSSNMTPTSLCLREALVQAQVAYVACRLRSKHEQDLKWCKDAGQKMDMLVQQHACSLIAIQEKYETSLQEQHRNFTQTVASLQNENQTLKDEISLHVNQLSQQQEQLSLLEEQFQREMEELKLRHDHEMSQAARHSSSAELMETTADGKQKFRDLLVSMDSMEEQHNNHVRKLEEQFEEKICDIHQTHKDEIEKLQADYLETIRLIKEHQLDQTKVKPCSRADDAATLMEEGRRKQGDANMSKDTSQEQDIPMDTMRDDMTSLGEKYQRDIESLKATYERGFVAMEETHQKFIEDLKRQHQREISKLLEERERLLAEETAATVAAIEAMKNAHKEELEKNQRSQLSGLNSDIDELRLQYEEELQSIQRELEVLSEQYSQKCLENAHLAQALEAERQALRQCQRENQELNTHNQELNNRLTAEITRMRSCFSGDTAMLPPTQGKDVYELQVLLRIKESEVQCLKQEIHSLKDEIQSALRDKKYATDKYKDIYTELSIVKAKADCDISKLKEKLLIATEALGERTVDGTVTSGYDIMKSKSNPDFMKKEQTSTSRPSRGVRSKSLKEGLTVQERMKLFEAKDSKKI
- the si:ch73-103b11.2 gene encoding uncharacterized protein si:ch73-103b11.2 isoform X2 yields the protein MSLKDNPCRKFQANIFNKSKCQNCFKPRESHILNDEDLSQAKPVYGGWLLLSPEGTNFDNPLHRSRKWQRRFFILYEHGLLRYALDEMPTTLPQGTINMNQCLDVIDGESRTGQKNSLCILTPEKEHFIRAECKEIINGWQEALMIYPRTNKQNQKKKRKVDPPTQQTLHDLASICDLCSSLPILPTQIPAQEPGPAKVTVTRSRGGSSPSLPSTIGSVERVPTSSATLWQEESRWSQTTIPCSRSASCLSQFSQSQPDSSVTTKDDVGTVSSGRKVRVESGYFSLEKTKSEPSSQLPQSPQSLPLSSSASSTFLGPASPRRPQAIGHFEDVPHVEGMDINTSNELTSSDNNIHRQGRSERRYLVNKHEISLDAAKDRDGSNSFSNLRRAKSLDRKSAETSLTPDLLNFKKGWMTKLYEDGVWKKHWFVLTDQSLRYYKDSIAEEASQVDGEIDLSTCYDVKEFPVQRNYGFQILCKDGACTLSAMTSGIRRNWIQAIMKNARPVIAPDVTRKNLSLKLSVLKPRSLPEEKINSPVLLEPCLTASPPLQSPKSGVQQQPVGNSVSAAHTEPRKSRALERRREGRSKTFDWTEFKIRDSEKCSKQRADTVDLSSSFSTTSSHCSPSSSSASSLASSPASTCSLKAPVTCAAEKENERKGFHPTARGSPTHMPNAVTVTMTSTLNTTTPVQPSVAVCQEQGKMEIDHPTALHTGIGDNVNGTSGVRKEIEQRWHQVETTPLREEKQVPISTGNSANSDSRLPAHELAALLDKELGQKQKELDLLQKQNNILKEQLEDALGREQSAREGYVLQSTTSPPSSPSRAPWKHLHKLNQDLQGELEAQKHKQDRAHQQIRTLKRSYTEAQEAVERHETDIQALQAKLASAMAEILASEHAVARMRNELKMEQDRSKEQEEDSAKNEATLRAQLKDSEDRLREVEASLLERSQALRHLERQQALQRDHLKEVQRLQERLQEVTARLATSEESQSLREEYLRQEQHCIQESHEKERQSLCRKLAEAAAAQKEMEERLLETEKQVTLLLRGQQACGGKEYRDEMLKLQEEVDQQNCVVDSLRQSVQRLEQEKGHLTCRCQELLNQISEADREVSKLRNRLELEEVDYYTLEQSYERATQEFQKMSQFLREKEEEIRQTKEMYERLMERKEEDLKEALVKMTALGNSLEETEQKLLAKEDLLCQMSQSLSEKVASCNAEKDLQAKLIVAEDRIAELEQHLNALQLGYADLQSERQQILENSKKELIQTQEPFEHASGLENSSSNESKARRPRIRFSSIQCQKYNNLEDMEVFNISNACVEKTVPETDELAKCDVSSATSQHTSDPEKFISIIHDLESKLLNTEEKLKKLTQTIEDQQSMQVLSIAENELLYKNSTSEATDNSNISYAKALMCVEQSRERVRAILTSPQDTDSQLQCLSEIEIDLVNASLLIQQGQKNIKEFPAALETQAPVVETNAVHLFAKTLSFEAMVLNKMALLIQTSNSDLLQALVEIWEDMKTVKRDDKDCLAVVYAGVLTRKLMLESRFWNELDIIKQQCKQSNQSSTADDVDVDASVIFNNFIKAELAYSFQNLRISYDEKFRTIRKELAEAHYNLRQREMALKAIFDAPTGCDLKDVVKEVRNNCDFGADILSDIHPPELAPYMAQIESDEARNMAEEIVDKHIMQETCTVESIVSFQNAHNILAGELQRQAEILHTYAQELESSKSQPETTKMINALFSNQTSSNMTPTSLCLREALVQAQVAYVACRLRSKHEQDLKWCKDAGQKMDMLVQQHACSLIAIQEKYETSLQEQHRNFTQTVASLQNENQTLKDEISLHVNQLSQQQEQLSLLEEQFQREMEELKLRHDHEMSQAARHSSSAELMETTADGKQKFRDLLVSMDSMEEQHNNHVRKLEEQFEEKICDIHQTHKDEIEKLQADYLETIRLIKEHQLDQTKVKPCSRADDAATLMEEGRRKQGDANMSKDTSQEQDIPMDTMRDDMTSLGEKYQRDIESLKATYERGFVAMEETHQKFIEDLKRQHQREISKLLEERERLLAEETAATVAAIEAMKNAHKEELEKNQRSQLSGLNSDIDELRLQYEEELQSIQRELEVLSEQYSQKCLENAHLAQALEAERQALRQCQRENQELNTHNQELNNRLTAEITRMRSCFSGDTAMLPPTQGKDVYELQVLLRIKESEVQCLKQEIHSLKDEIQSALRDKKYATDKYKDIYTELSIVKAKADCDISKLKEKLLIATEALGERTVDGTVTSGYDIMKSKSNPDFMKKEQTSTSRPSRGVRSKSVIEQVPWDS
- the si:ch73-103b11.2 gene encoding uncharacterized protein si:ch73-103b11.2 isoform X1 — its product is MSLKDNPCRKFQANIFNKSKCQNCFKPRESHILNDEDLSQAKPVYGGWLLLSPEGTNFDNPLHRSRKWQRRFFILYEHGLLRYALDEMPTTLPQGTINMNQCLDVIDGESRTGQKNSLCILTPEKEHFIRAECKEIINGWQEALMIYPRTNKQNQKKKRKVDPPTQQTLHDLASICDLCSSLPILPTQIPAQEPGPAKVTVTRSRGGSSPSLPSTIGSVERVPTSSATLWQEESRWSQTTIPCSRSASCLSQFSQSQPDSSVTTKDDVGTVSSGRKVRVESGYFSLEKTKSEPSSQLPQSPQSLPLSSSASSTFLGPASPRRPQAIGHFEDVPHVEGMDINTSNELTSSDNNIHRQGRSERRYLVNKHEISLDAAKDRDGSNSFSNLRRAKSLDRKSAETSLTPDLLNFKKGWMTKLYEDGVWKKHWFVLTDQSLRYYKDSIAEEASQVDGEIDLSTCYDVKEFPVQRNYGFQILCKDGACTLSAMTSGIRRNWIQAIMKNARPVIAPDVTRKNLSLKLSVLKPRSLPEEKINSPVLLEPCLTASPPLQSPKSGVQQQPVGNSVSAAHTEPRKSRALERRREGRSKTFDWTEFKIRDSEKCSKQRADTVDLSSSFSTTSSHCSPSSSSASSLASSPASTCSLKAPVTCAAEKENERKGFHPTARGSPTHMPNAVTVTMTSTLNTTTPVQPSVAVCQEQGKMEIDHPTALHTGIGDNVNGTSGVRKEIEQRWHQVETTPLREEKQVPISTGNSANSDSRLPAHELAALLDKELGQKQKELDLLQKQNNILKEQLEDALGREQSAREGYVLQSTTSPPSSPSRAPWKHLHKLNQDLQGELEAQKHKQDRAHQQIRTLKRSYTEAQEAVERHETDIQALQAKLASAMAEILASEHAVARMRNELKMEQDRSKEQEEDSAKNEATLRAQLKDSEDRLREVEASLLERSQALRHLERQQALQRDHLKEVQRLQERLQEVTARLATSEESQSLREEYLRQEQHCIQESHEKERQSLCRKLAEAAAAQKEMEERLLETEKQVTLLLRGQQACGGKEYRDEMLKLQEEVDQQNCVVDSLRQSVQRLEQEKGHLTCRCQELLNQISEADREVSKLRNRLELEEVDYYTLEQSYERATQEFQKMSQFLREKEEEIRQTKEMYERLMERKEEDLKEALVKMTALGNSLEETEQKLLAKEDLLCQMSQSLSEKVASCNAEKDLQAKLIVAEDRIAELEQHLNALQLGYADLQSERQQILENSKKELIQTQEPFEHASGLENSSSNESKARRPRIRFSSIQCQKYNNLEDMEVFNISNACVEKTVPETDELAKCDVSSATSQHTSDPEKFISIIHDLESKLLNTEEKLKKLTQTIEDQQSMQVLSIAENELLYKNSTSEATDNSNISYAKALMCVEQSRERVRAILTSPQDTDSQLQCLSEIEIDLVNASLLIQQGQKNIKEFPAALETQAPVVETNAVHLFAKTLSFEAMVLNKMALLIQTSNSDLLQALVEIWEDMKTVKRDDKDCLAVVYAGVLTRKLMLESRFWNELDIIKQQCKQSNQSSTADDVDVDASVIFNNFIKAELAYSFQNLRISYDEKFRTIRKELAEAHYNLRQREMALKAIFDAPTGCDLKDVVKEVRNNCDFGADILSDIHPPELAPYMAQIESDEARNMAEEIVDKHIMQETCTVESIVSFQNAHNILAGELQRQAEILHTYAQELESSKSQPETTKMINALFSNQTSSNMTPTSLCLREALVQAQVAYVACRLRSKHEQDLKWCKDAGQKMDMLVQQHACSLIAIQEKYETSLQEQHRNFTQTVASLQNENQTLKDEISLHVNQLSQQQEQLSLLEEQFQREMEELKLRHDHEMSQAARHSSSAELMETTADGKQKFRDLLVSMDSMEEQHNNHVRKLEEQFEEKICDIHQTHKDEIEKLQADYLETIRLIKEHQLDQTKVKPCSRADDAATLMEEGRRKQGDANMSKDTSQEQDIPMDTMRDDMTSLGEKYQRDIESLKATYERGFVAMEETHQKFIEDLKRQHQREISKLLEERERLLAEETAATVAAIEAMKNAHKEELEKNQRSQLSGLNSDIDELRLQYEEELQSIQRELEVLSEQYSQKCLENAHLAQALEAERQALRQCQRENQELNTHNQELNNRLTAEITRMRSCFSGDTAMLPPTQGKDVYELQVLLRIKESEVQCLKQEIHSLKDEIQSALRDKKYATDKYKDIYTELSIVKAKADCDISKLKEKLLIATEALGERTVDGTVTSGYDIMKSKSNPDFMKKEQTSTSRPSRGVRSKSLKEGLTVQERMKLFEAKDSKKI